The genomic stretch TCAGGTCGGCCACGTCCATCCAGGTATGAGGCTGGGTATAGCCAAGCTGCGCCTTCAGGGTCTTTTCCAGAAATTTCTGATCGAACGCCGAGTGGTAGGCCAGGATCGGGTCGCCGTTCATCCACTCAAGAAGATAGAGAAGGGCATCCTCGATTTCGTGCCCCTGGGTCAGCGCCTCGGGCCCGATCCCGTGAATGAGCACGGTTTCGCGGATGTCGAGCTCCGGACGCCTGAGGATCAGGTCGAACTGGTCGCCCAGATGGATAATGCCGCCGCGGATGGCGACGGCCCCGATAGCGATCACCTCGTCCTTGGAGGGGTTCAGTCCCGTGGTTTCAAGATCCAGCACGATCAGACGGCAGTCCGTAAGCAACTGTTCTCCTGGCGTTTTCGGGTTGGGCAGATTGCCAGGATCGTGGCTGCCGATTTTTCCGCCCCGGCGATGCTCAATCCATTGTTTGATCTGTTCCAGCATGTCTCGCGCCTGAAGGTCAGAGTTGGTAGGTAACTTCGAGTTTCTGTTGCAACCGCTGCGCCTGCCTGAAAGATTCCCGCAGGATTCGACGGTCGAGTGGGTTCAGATCGTCGGGATCGATGTAGTTGGTGAGCTCCTCTCCCTTTGCCAGCATTTCCTGGTGGGCCCGCATGCGGATCGCCTGGATCAGGCTATAACCTTCCTTCCAGGCGTTGGCATCTTTCGGATCGAAGACGCCCTTTTTCGCCAGCTCATCCATGCGCTCCAGCGTGTTCG from Marinobacter adhaerens HP15 encodes the following:
- a CDS encoding 3'-5' exonuclease; translation: MLEQIKQWIEHRRGGKIGSHDPGNLPNPKTPGEQLLTDCRLIVLDLETTGLNPSKDEVIAIGAVAIRGGIIHLGDQFDLILRRPELDIRETVLIHGIGPEALTQGHEIEDALLYLLEWMNGDPILAYHSAFDQKFLEKTLKAQLGYTQPHTWMDVADLMPAFFPNTKTGGKGLDNWADYFGLEVSERHHAASDALATAELTLVALNKARSEGVKTLKGLYDKLHYHRRLQNMHRF